One window from the genome of Amphiprion ocellaris isolate individual 3 ecotype Okinawa chromosome 23, ASM2253959v1, whole genome shotgun sequence encodes:
- the haus3 gene encoding HAUS augmin-like complex subunit 3 isoform X1: protein MLDGGQFVETLGRLGYPGASSLKASEFDWLFDCAPENLHFLRFVCRTLNQSNVITTEEACAFQELRKSGKPILDETALGEVLKTIGHSNGSNTSIFGPSSSSSSVFATDGDLSIEDLEAELQALQKEKELKQRRYNKLQVRATSRADVDLRLTAEMESAACKLKEVSAAIGAENADTNTLLQALADEINKLGSYLPVEPEAKLKDKEEPVVQSNTCITQRPTVLLSQMSLDPYLHQEELNTKTLAAFTQKQFFQGISDIVETSCSERLQVLDLSSCEDREEEENKHEGRRGEDHVVEHRRTEMARLQWSHIVAQHQLMQAMSEEKSIKAGLDWLSEKSSHTKSISTSSSLHVREVVSRKELQAVEAELEALLHGPVPAALRESARLLNVPVVRGDMALQLARQDYYTSRQDQVRDYLLRQKASFDLVLLAQEIELRRWRTCQKQMGGVTSRLMKESEEASLRIESLAHPDLAINPRPNPIITCKDAAFSRLLQILDRDSDHGRSEPFRTYEALDQAARDLASSLQQTRDALAGACREQCYTAARLSGDCEVLRRAMYTELQQLVLGPQVRPTAITDQELLCPNAQELTVKLMEAQSQLQSLQQVMQEILGEVKAKRSQLERNALLRLERELYIYFHLDARLLEKVVEDLEGKMAAKRRK, encoded by the exons ATGTTAGACGGTGGGCAGTTTGTGGAGACCCTGGGCCGTCTAGGTTATCCTGGTGCATCATCACTGAAGGCCTCAGAATTCGattggctgtttgactgtgcccCAGAGAACCTACACTTCTTGCGCTTTGTCTGTCGGACCCTCAACCAGAGCAATGTCATCACCACGGAAGAGGCGTGTGCTTTTCAGGAGCTACGGAAGTCCGGCAAGCCAATTCTGGATGAGACAGCCTTGGGCGAGGTCCTTAAGACTATTGGACATTCAAATGGGAGCAATACAAGCATCTTTGGGccctcttcttcttcgtcaTCTGTATTTGCAACAGACGGGGATCTGTCCATAGAGGATTTGGAGGCAGAACTCCAGGCacttcagaaagaaaaagagctgaAGCAACGGCGCTATAACAAGCTGCAGGTTAGGGCCACCTCGCGTGCAGATGTTGATCTCCGACTCACTGCAGAGATGGAGAGCGCTGCATGTAAGCTGAAGGAGGTCAGTGCTGCCATCGGAGCTGAGAATGCTGACACCAACACATTGTTACAAGCCCTAGCAGATGAAATAAACAAGCTTGGTTCTTATCTCCCAGTTGAACCAGAAGCCAAGCTAAAGGATAAAGAAGAACCTGTGGTCCAATCAAACACCTGTATCACCCAACGACCCACTGTCCTCCTTTCTCAGATGTCTTTGGATCCCTATTTGCATCAAGAGGAGCTCAACACTAAAACACTGGCTGCCTTTACGCAAAAGCAATTTTTTCAGGGTATTTCAGACATTGTTGAGACTTCTTGCTCTGAGCGCCTCCAGGTTCTTGACCTCAGTTCCTGTGAAgatagagaagaagaagagaataaACATGAGGGGAGAAGGGGGGAGGACCACGTGGTGGAAcacaggaggacagagatggCCAGACTTCAGTGGTCTCATATTGTGGCCCAGCACCAACTGATGCAAGCCATGTCAGAGGAGAAAAGTATCAAAGCCGGATTGGACTGGCTCTCTGAAAAGTCTTCTCATACCAAG AGCATTTCCACCTCCTCTTCACTGCATGTGCGTGAGGTTGTGTCCAGAAAGGAACTGCAGGCGGTGGAGGCTGAGCTGGAAGCTCTGCTTCATGGACCAGTACCTGCTGCCCTTAGAGAGTCAGCTAGGTTGCTTAATGTGCCGGTAGTGAGGGGAGACATGGCTCTCCAACTCGCCAGGCAGGACTACTACACCTCCAGACAGGATCAG GTACGTGACTACTTACTCCGGCAGAAAGCGTCCTTTGACTTGGTCCTCCTGGCTCAGGAGATAGAGTTGAGGAGGTGGAGGACATGTCAGAAGCAGATGGGAGGAGTTACCAGCCGACTGATGAAGGAAAGTGAAGAGGCATCGCTAAGGATCGAGTCCCTGGCACACCCTGACCTGGCAATCAACCCCAGACCCAATCCTATCATCACCTGCAAGGATGCAGCATTCAGTAG ACTGCTCCAGATACTTGACCGTGATTCAGACCACGGTCGATCAGAGCCTTTTCGGACATATGAAGCATTGGACCAAGCTGCTCGTGATCTGGCAAGCAGCCTCCAGCAGACCCGAGATGCGCTGGCTGGTGCCTGCCGTGAGCAGTGCTACACAGCAGCTCGTCTTTCTGGTGACTGTGAGGTGCTCCGTAGGGCCATGTACACAGAGCTCCAGCAGCTGGTTTTAGGCCCGCAGGTACGTCCAACGGCCATTACTGACCAGGAGCTCCTTTGCCCAAATGCACAG GAACTGACAGTGAAGCTTATGGAAGCACAATCACAGCTGCAGAGTTTGCAGCAAGTAATGCAAGAAATCCTGGGGGAAGTTAAAGCCAAGCGGTCCCAGCTGGAGCGCAATGCCCTCCTCAGGCTTGAAAGGGAATTGTACATCTATTTTCATTTGGATGCTCGGCTGCTTGAGAAAGTAGTGGAAGACTTGGAGGgcaaaatggctgcaaagagaAGAAAGTAG
- the txn gene encoding thioredoxin → MVREVENLAEFQSILKEAGGKLVVVDFTATWCGPCKQIGPEFEKLSQLPENSNVIFLKVDVDEAEDVSSECKINCMPTFHFYKNGEKVDEFSGANKTTLAEKVALHRS, encoded by the exons ATGGTTCGCGAAGTAGAAAATTTG GCGGAATTCCAGAGCATCCTGAAGGAGGCTGGAGGTAAGCTGGTGGTGGTGGACTTCACAGCTACGTGGTGTGGCCCCTGCAAACAGATTGGCCCAGAATTTGAA AAATTGTCACAGTTGCCTGAAAACAGTAACGTGATTTTCCTGAAGGTGGACGTGGACGAGGCTGAG GATGTGAGTTCCGAGTGTAAAATCAACTGCATGCCCACATTCCACTTTTACAAGAATGGAGAAAAG gtGGACGAGTTCTCTGGTGCTAACAAAACAACACTAGCAGAGAAAGTGGCATTGCATAGATCATGA
- the haus3 gene encoding HAUS augmin-like complex subunit 3 isoform X2 — translation MLDGGQFVETLGRLGYPGASSLKASEFDWLFDCAPENLHFLRFVCRTLNQSNVITTEEACAFQELRKSGKPILDETALGEVLKTIGHSNGSNTSIFGPSSSSSSVFATDGDLSIEDLEAELQALQKEKELKQRRYNKLQVRATSRADVDLRLTAEMESAACKLKEVSAAIGAENADTNTLLQALADEINKLGSYLPVEPEAKLKDKEEPVVQSNTCITQRPTVLLSQMSLDPYLHQEELNTKTLAAFTQKQFFQGISDIVETSCSERLQVLDLSSCEDREEEENKHEGRRGEDHVVEHRRTEMARLQWSHIVAQHQLMQAMSEEKSIKAGLDWLSEKSSHTKSISTSSSLHVREVVSRKELQAVEAELEALLHGPVPAALRESARLLNVPVVRGDMALQLARQDYYTSRQDQVRDYLLRQKASFDLVLLAQEIELRRWRTCQKQMGGVTSRLMKESEEASLRIESLAHPDLAINPRPNPIITCKDAAFSRLLQILDRDSDHGRSEPFRTYEALDQAARDLASSLQQTRDALAGACREQCYTAARLSGDCEVLRRAMYTELQQLVLGPQELTVKLMEAQSQLQSLQQVMQEILGEVKAKRSQLERNALLRLERELYIYFHLDARLLEKVVEDLEGKMAAKRRK, via the exons ATGTTAGACGGTGGGCAGTTTGTGGAGACCCTGGGCCGTCTAGGTTATCCTGGTGCATCATCACTGAAGGCCTCAGAATTCGattggctgtttgactgtgcccCAGAGAACCTACACTTCTTGCGCTTTGTCTGTCGGACCCTCAACCAGAGCAATGTCATCACCACGGAAGAGGCGTGTGCTTTTCAGGAGCTACGGAAGTCCGGCAAGCCAATTCTGGATGAGACAGCCTTGGGCGAGGTCCTTAAGACTATTGGACATTCAAATGGGAGCAATACAAGCATCTTTGGGccctcttcttcttcgtcaTCTGTATTTGCAACAGACGGGGATCTGTCCATAGAGGATTTGGAGGCAGAACTCCAGGCacttcagaaagaaaaagagctgaAGCAACGGCGCTATAACAAGCTGCAGGTTAGGGCCACCTCGCGTGCAGATGTTGATCTCCGACTCACTGCAGAGATGGAGAGCGCTGCATGTAAGCTGAAGGAGGTCAGTGCTGCCATCGGAGCTGAGAATGCTGACACCAACACATTGTTACAAGCCCTAGCAGATGAAATAAACAAGCTTGGTTCTTATCTCCCAGTTGAACCAGAAGCCAAGCTAAAGGATAAAGAAGAACCTGTGGTCCAATCAAACACCTGTATCACCCAACGACCCACTGTCCTCCTTTCTCAGATGTCTTTGGATCCCTATTTGCATCAAGAGGAGCTCAACACTAAAACACTGGCTGCCTTTACGCAAAAGCAATTTTTTCAGGGTATTTCAGACATTGTTGAGACTTCTTGCTCTGAGCGCCTCCAGGTTCTTGACCTCAGTTCCTGTGAAgatagagaagaagaagagaataaACATGAGGGGAGAAGGGGGGAGGACCACGTGGTGGAAcacaggaggacagagatggCCAGACTTCAGTGGTCTCATATTGTGGCCCAGCACCAACTGATGCAAGCCATGTCAGAGGAGAAAAGTATCAAAGCCGGATTGGACTGGCTCTCTGAAAAGTCTTCTCATACCAAG AGCATTTCCACCTCCTCTTCACTGCATGTGCGTGAGGTTGTGTCCAGAAAGGAACTGCAGGCGGTGGAGGCTGAGCTGGAAGCTCTGCTTCATGGACCAGTACCTGCTGCCCTTAGAGAGTCAGCTAGGTTGCTTAATGTGCCGGTAGTGAGGGGAGACATGGCTCTCCAACTCGCCAGGCAGGACTACTACACCTCCAGACAGGATCAG GTACGTGACTACTTACTCCGGCAGAAAGCGTCCTTTGACTTGGTCCTCCTGGCTCAGGAGATAGAGTTGAGGAGGTGGAGGACATGTCAGAAGCAGATGGGAGGAGTTACCAGCCGACTGATGAAGGAAAGTGAAGAGGCATCGCTAAGGATCGAGTCCCTGGCACACCCTGACCTGGCAATCAACCCCAGACCCAATCCTATCATCACCTGCAAGGATGCAGCATTCAGTAG ACTGCTCCAGATACTTGACCGTGATTCAGACCACGGTCGATCAGAGCCTTTTCGGACATATGAAGCATTGGACCAAGCTGCTCGTGATCTGGCAAGCAGCCTCCAGCAGACCCGAGATGCGCTGGCTGGTGCCTGCCGTGAGCAGTGCTACACAGCAGCTCGTCTTTCTGGTGACTGTGAGGTGCTCCGTAGGGCCATGTACACAGAGCTCCAGCAGCTGGTTTTAGGCCCGCAG GAACTGACAGTGAAGCTTATGGAAGCACAATCACAGCTGCAGAGTTTGCAGCAAGTAATGCAAGAAATCCTGGGGGAAGTTAAAGCCAAGCGGTCCCAGCTGGAGCGCAATGCCCTCCTCAGGCTTGAAAGGGAATTGTACATCTATTTTCATTTGGATGCTCGGCTGCTTGAGAAAGTAGTGGAAGACTTGGAGGgcaaaatggctgcaaagagaAGAAAGTAG
- the LOC111567491 gene encoding prostaglandin reductase 1: protein MVQAKKWIMTKHFDGFPKQSDFELKEEKLPEPTDGQVLLEAVFLSVDPYMRPFSKFAMKEGDVMIGTQVAKVIQSKNEAFPVGSHVVAYCGWRSHTVCDEKGLIPIIAAWPKDISLSLALGTVGMPGLTAVYGLEEILELKQGETLLVNAAAGAVGSVVGQIAKIKGCKVVGSAGSDAKVAYLKELGFDVAFNYKTVDSLEEALKTASPEGYDCFFENVGGPSSTVALQQMKDFGRIAVCGNISTYNDTAPQTGPYPQMVILMKQLKMEGFMQNRWPHKNEETLKRLMAWVKEGKVKCREHVTKGFENMPAAFMGMLQGENIGKAIIAV, encoded by the exons ATGGTTCAAGCTAAGAAATGGATAATGACCAAACACTTTGATGGCTTCCCAAAGCAGAGCGACTTTGAGCTCAAGGAGGAGAAGCTGCCTGAGCCCACAGATGGAC AGGTGCTTTTGGAAGCTGTGTTTCTCAGTGTTGATCCGTACATGAG GCCATTCAGCAAGTTTGCCATGAAGGAAGGGGATGTGATGATAGGAACTCAAGTGGCCAA AGTGATCCAAAGTAAAAATGAAGCCTTTCCTGTCGGCAGCCATGTTGTGGCTTATTGCGGCTGGAGAAGCCACACCGTCTGCGATGAGAAAGGACTCATTCCCATCATTGCTGCCTGGCCGAAAGATATCTCACTGTCTCTGGCTCTGGGTACAGTCGGCATGCCGGG GCTGACTGCTGTGTACGGGTTAGAGGAAATCTTAGAGCTGAAGCAGGGTGAGACCCTGCTGGTGAACGCTGCTGCTGGGGCAGTGGGCTCCGTGGTGGGACAGATCGCCAAGATCAAAGGCTGCAAGGTGGTGGGTTCAGCAGGGTCTGACGCCAAAGTAGCCTACCTCAAAGAGCTGGGATTCGATGTGGCTTTCAACTACAAAACAGTGGATTCTCTGGAGGAGGCCCTGAAGACGGCTTCTCCTGAGGGATACGACTGCTTCTTTGAAAAT GTGGGAGGCCCTTCTTCAACTGTTGCTTTGCAGCAGATGAAGGACTTTGGAAGAATAGCTGTGTGTGGAAATATTTCCACATACAATGACACTGCACCCCAGACAG GGCCGTACCCCCAGATGGTCATACTCATGAAGCAGCTTAAGATGGAGGGCTTCATGCAAAACAGGTGGCCGCACAAGAATGAAGAGACCCTCAAGAGACTGATGGCTTGGGTGAAAGAG GGCAAAGTGAAGTGTCGGGAGCACGTCACAAAAGGCTTTGAAAACATGCCAGCTGCTTTCATGGGGATGCTGCAGGGAGAAAACATCGGCAAGGCCATCATCGCAGTCTGA